One genomic segment of Brachionichthys hirsutus isolate HB-005 chromosome 13, CSIRO-AGI_Bhir_v1, whole genome shotgun sequence includes these proteins:
- the LOC137903036 gene encoding tissue alpha-L-fucosidase-like yields MLGLLFVLASLAQAAAAPFTPDWASLDSRPLPSWYDEAKFGIFVHWGVFSVPALLSEWFWWDWQGKQPPDPRCVKFMADSYPPGFTYPDFAPQFHAGFFDPTEWADIFSASGAKYVVLTAKHHEGFTNWGSPNSWNWNSVDAGPHRDLVGELGEAVRNRSLHYGLYNSLFEWFHPLYLADKNNSFKTQQFVMNKLLPELYNMVVRYKPEVIWSDGDWEAPDTYWNSTHFLAWLYNESPVKDTVVTNDRWGAGCYCQHGGFYNCKDKYSPSELPKHKWEKCTTVDKHSWGYRRNIAIGDVMELADIIKDLVSTVALGGNYLLNVGPTSDGTISAVFEERLRGIGAWLNINGEAIYASKPWKAQSENSTVTVFYTSKGKTVYAVMMGKPLKPSIQLLAPIPIPTTQVTLLGSPEPLSWYPIQPAGGLCVSLPELPFSPVQIWTLKLSEVS; encoded by the exons ATGCTAGGCTTGTTGTTCGTGTTAGCTTCGCTAGCtcaggcggcggcggctccgTTCACTCCAGACTGGGCCAGTTTGGACAGCAGGCCGCTGCCTTCCTGGTACGACGAGGCCAAGTTCGGCATTTTTGTCCACTGGGGAGTGTTTTCTGTCCCCGCGCTGCTCAGTGAGTGGTTCTGGTGGGACTGGCAGGGGAAGCAGCCCCCGGACCCCAGGTGCGTGAAGTTCATGGCCGACAGCTACCCGCCCGGCTTCACCTACCCGGACTTCGCTCCCCAGTTCCACGCAGGGTTCTTCGACCCCACTGAGTGGGCGGACATCTTCAGCGCTTCTGGTGCGAA ATATGTCGTCCTGACTGCCAAACACCATGAAGGGTTCACCAACTGGGGATCTCCGAACTCCTGGAACTGGAATTCGGTCGATGCTGGTCCTCACAGAGACTTGGTGGGAGAGCTGGGAGAGGCGGTGCGCAACAG GTCATTGCACTACGGGCTCTACAACTCCCTCTTTGAGTGGTTCCACCCTCTATATTTGGCCGACAAGAATAATAGCTTCAAAACGCAGCAGTTTGTGATGAATAAGCTGCTCCCAGAGCTTTATAACATGGTCGTAAG GTACAAACCTGAGGTGATCTGGTCTGACGGGGATTGGGAGGCCCCCGACACCTACTGGAACTCCACTCACTTCCTGGCCTGGCTTTACAATGAGAGCCCGGTCAAA GATACCGTCGTGACCAATGACAGATGGGGCGCCGGCTGTTATTGCCAACACGGCGGCTTCTACAACTGTAAAGACAAATATTCTCCGAGCGAGCTGCCCAAGCACAAGTGGGAGAAGTGCACGACTGTGGACAAGCATTCTTGGGGTTACCGTCGAAACATAGCGATCGGCGACGTGATGGAATTAGCCGACATCATCAAg GATCTGGTCTCCACTGTTGCTCTGGGAGGCAACTACCTTCTTAATGTGGGTCCCACGTCTGACGGGACGATCTCTGCCGTGTTTGAAGAAAGGCTCCGCGGCATCGGGGCCTGGCTCAACATTAACGGGGAAGCAATCTACGCCTCCAAGCCCTGGAAGGCCCAGAGCGAGAACTCCACTGTGACAGTCTT TTATACATCCAAAGGAAAAACCGTCTACGCTGTCATGATGGGTAAACCTCTCAAGCCCTCCATTCAGCTACTGGCACCGATACCAATCCCGACCACTCAG GTGACCTTGTTGGGGAGTCCAGAGCCCTTATCCTGGTACCCGATCCAACCCGCTGgtggtctctgtgtctctctgcctgAGCTGCCCTTCTCCCCCGTGCAAATCTGGACTCTCAAACTGAGTGAGGTCAGTTGA
- the zbtb8b gene encoding zinc finger and BTB domain-containing protein 8B: MEVPCYVPKLLFELNEQRKRDFFCDCSILVEGRVFKAHRNVLFAGSGYFRALLVHDLQDSGQRCSTASLDIVTADAFSIILDFLYSGRLALNRSNAIEVMSAASYLQMTDLVNFCKGYIRSSLEILNKEKDSNTAKDGEIQDGGVGPADSGTSAVTMSGDAAAASLQPRSQVAEADEGSGSCTEPVTSARAPLSIAVTPTPGNNGGRNSNCHSRETFESGNERQKEHVDPTNLSSSSSSALTPELVNPKIEYDPDDDSEDLAMFAGPSLHNAPQSRLLPPSPSPSNPFGTFNARQLMGMLGTNDGPSPPEERADQHFYQGLSSGAGDGRMDDSLGLVGSSVIEIQADWIGEGAGDSLVVPVKLHKCPYCPYTAKQKGILKRHIRCHTGERPFPCRLCGKRFTRQEHLRSHAQSVHRHFLKVSCRSCRRSFTGSSVSLGLRRFGICDSCNCHDDSAPGDPVSGGESMDRTDGAADWSSFMDDVDEVEVGRVEDLVEKQMLERQLSVCTEPVTSARAPLSVAVTPTPGNNGGRNSNCHSRETFESGNERQKEHVDPTNLSSSSSSALTPELVNPKIEYDPDDDSEDLAMFAGPSLHNAPQSRLLPPSPSPSNPFGTFNARQLMGMLGTNDGPSPPEERADQHFYQGLIRRRRSTQRLQSAV; this comes from the exons ATGGAGGTTCCCTGCTACGTGCCCAAACTGCTGTTTGAACTGAATGAGCAGCGGAAGAGGGATTTCTTCTGCGACTGCAGCATCCTTGTTGAAGGCCGTGTTTTCAAAGCCCACCGTAATGTGTTGTTTGCGGGCAGCGGCTATTTCCGAGCTCTTCTGGTTCACGATCTGCAG GATAGCGGACAGCGCTGCAGCACAGCGTCGCTAGACATTGTGACAGCCGACGCCTTCTCCATTATCCTGGACTTCCTTTATTCTGGCCGCTTGGCCCTTAACAGAAGCAATGCCATTGAGGTGATGTCAGCAGCCAGCTACCTGCAGATGACGGATCTGGTAAACTTCTGCAAGGGATACATCCGCTCATCTTTGGAGATACTCAATAAGGAGAAGGACAGTAACACGGCGAAGGATGGCGAGATCCAGGATGGAGGGGTGGGTCCCGCAGACAGCGGCACTTCTGCTGTGACGATGTCCGGTGATGCAGCGGCTGCGTCACTGCAGCCTCGTTCGCAGGTTGCTGAAGCGGATGAGGGGTCAGGATCGTGCACAGAGCCCGTGACCTCGGCCAGAGCTCCCTTGTCTATCGCTGTCACCCCAACCCCAGGCAACAACGGGGGCAGGAACAGCAATTGCCATTCCAGGGAAACGTTTGAATCTGGCAACGAAAGACAGAAGGAACACGTGGATCCAACTAACCTctcatcgtcgtcgtcatctGCTTTGACCCCAGAGTTAGTGAACCCCAAAATAGAGTATGACCCGGATGACGACTCAGAAGATCTGGCCATGTTTGCTGGGCCCTCTCTCCACAACGCTCCTCAAAGCAGACTACTTCCTCCGAGTCCATCCCCGTCTAATCCATTTGGAACTTTTAATGCCAGACAGCTGATGGGGATGTTGGGTACAAATGACGGCCCCAGTCCACCCGAGGAGAGAGCGGACCAGCACTTTTATCAAGGACTAAGTAGCGGCGCAGGAGACGGTCGAATGGACGACAGCTTAGGGTTGGTGGGATCTTCTGTTATAGAAATCCAGGCTGATTGGATTGGAGAGGGTGCAG GTGATAGCTTGGTAGTGCCAGTGAAACTCCACAAATGCCCATACTGCCCATACACTGCCAAGCAGAAAGGAATCCTGAAGAGACACATCCGTTGCCACACAGGAGAGAGGCCCTTTCCCTGCCGCTTGTGTGGGAAGAGGTTCACAAGACAGGAGCACCTTCGGAGCCACGCCCAGAGC GTTCACAGGCACTTCTTGAAGGTGTCGtgtaggagctgcaggaggtcctTCACGGGCTCCAGTGTTTCGCTGGGACTCAGACGCTTCGGCATCTGCGACAGCTGCAACTGTCATGATGACTCGGCCCCCGGTGACCCGGTCAGCGGAGGAGAGTCCATGGATCGTACAGATGGGGCCGCAGACTGGTCCAGCTTTATGGATGATGTAGACGAGGTGGAGGTGGGAAGGGTGGAGGACTTGGTTGAGAAACAGATGCTAGAAAGgcagctgtctgtctgcacagaGCCCGTGACCTCGGCCAGAGCTCCCTTGTCTGTCGCTGTCACCCCAACCCCAGGCAACAACGGGGGCAGGAACAGCAATTGCCATTCCAGGGAAACGTTTGAATCTGGCAACGAAAGACAGAAGGAACACGTCGATCCAACTAACCTctcatcgtcgtcgtcatctGCTTTGACCCCAGAGTTAGTGAACCCCAAAATAGAGTATGACCCGGATGACGACTCAGAAGATCTGGCCATGTTTGCTGGGCCCTCTCTCCACAACGCTCCTCAAAGCAGACTACTTCCTCCGAGTCCATCCCCGTCTAATCCATTTGGAACTTTTAATGCCAGACAGCTGATGGGGATGTTGGGTACAAATGACGGCCCCAGTCCACCCGAGGAGAGAGCGGACCAGCACTTTTATCAAGGACTAATTCGGCGGCGGCGGTCAACACAGCGACTCCAATCTGCTGTTTGA